From a single Sulfolobus sp. E5-1-F genomic region:
- a CDS encoding ABC transporter ATP-binding protein: protein MLLEVRNLKIYFYTKRGIVKAVDNVNLYLDKGEIVGLAGESGSGKSTIGYGIMRLVPFPGKIEGGEILFKGEDILKLDEDTFRKKYRWKKIAMVFQGSMSGFTPVFKIKDQIIEVLRIHGWTGDYDERVKELFKMVNMDPQLAEKYPHELSGGQKQRAFIAMALALNPEILIADEPTTALDVMVQEHILNLLKKLRKDLNLSIIFITHDLALLSEISDRDYMLYAGKVMESGPSEVIFKKPRHPYTSLLIESIATLDKDIIKGIPGSMPDLSNPPLGCRFNTRCPFARDICFKEEPKMKTFSDGDEVACWLY, encoded by the coding sequence ATGCTACTTGAAGTAAGAAATTTAAAGATTTACTTTTACACGAAGAGAGGTATTGTAAAGGCTGTTGATAACGTTAACCTTTATTTGGATAAGGGAGAAATTGTTGGACTTGCTGGAGAAAGCGGATCCGGAAAGAGTACAATAGGCTATGGCATTATGAGACTTGTGCCTTTTCCGGGAAAAATTGAGGGTGGTGAGATACTATTTAAAGGTGAGGATATACTTAAACTAGACGAAGATACTTTTAGGAAAAAGTATAGGTGGAAAAAAATAGCTATGGTTTTTCAAGGCTCAATGTCTGGGTTTACTCCTGTTTTTAAGATAAAGGATCAAATAATTGAGGTTTTACGCATCCATGGTTGGACTGGAGATTACGATGAGAGAGTAAAGGAGTTATTCAAAATGGTTAACATGGACCCACAGCTAGCTGAAAAGTACCCCCATGAACTTTCTGGAGGACAAAAACAAAGGGCCTTTATAGCCATGGCCCTAGCCTTAAATCCAGAGATTCTAATAGCGGATGAACCTACAACGGCCTTAGACGTAATGGTTCAAGAACACATTCTTAACCTATTGAAGAAATTAAGGAAAGATCTAAACTTGTCCATAATTTTCATAACTCACGATTTAGCCTTACTTTCCGAGATTTCAGATAGGGATTATATGCTATATGCGGGTAAAGTTATGGAGAGTGGACCATCAGAAGTTATATTCAAAAAACCCAGACATCCCTATACTTCACTACTTATTGAATCAATAGCTACATTAGATAAAGATATAATAAAGGGGATTCCAGGATCCATGCCAGACCTCTCAAATCCTCCACTAGGTTGTAGATTCAATACTCGATGTCCCTTCGCAAGGGATATCTGTTTTAAGGAAGAACCTAAAATGAAAACGTTCTCAGATGGTGATGAGGTTGCCTGTTGGCTCTATTAG
- a CDS encoding ABC transporter substrate-binding protein, translated as MYSVLKIKSKKTISLLILVATIISPIFATAQSVSSSPASTAITIISYNGNDANGILAFEHGQIAFYAYAVPPSEYTSLPPGAKAYLLPSTYYDILVNPLNTTFGFNPFQFQEVRFALNYIVNRTYFVDSILHGYGIPAISLYAGEPDVIHLQPTLSKYANVHYNFTYANETIYKVLTAHGAQYINGKWYYDGKPITVYVFVRTDSTVRREYAEYFITQLQKLGFTVQQIQGNLQKEISVVYGSDPANTTWDILIEAWGGTYGYYDSSLAIGLYSTLGASDPYSSYYGLSMGTYNDTKYESPLLLKEANELDNLSLIIAQSQFTSAQEYYQLYNEIVNLGINMSVRIGLGMSLTPIYALSNINGIYPSFAQSTLLSFQTYYSITNGSYPNVTIGVRHLSQGSANPGAGFTDAYTDEIGSALFTPSSLTVPGSGYPVPFIYTYKIVNITPHAVVPVPSNALWWNPTTQQITKVPPNTTAQMAVIYNLAPLFNNDKWADGQNITLADIIYQYIIASEMSLNSSNPIYDSTASSVYAPALQTIKGFKVINSTAIEIWGNDWFFDPTEAVVSLFGSFNPLGYALAGGGYFPWQMYVGMKDVVAQGKAAWSEGAAQSKGVDWLNLVSPTDVGYIISALQNASATGYVPKSLQIVENLSGITLVTPQEAKAGYQAAINFMKTYGNGLIGDGPYILVAWNPSASPPYAKLIRNPYFHLVPPSNALASPTMYSVSLSVPSTVSPGQTLTGTVMGTPAGSTTAVPTPNAIVNIELLYPNGSIISGYKLMTNASGQFTFSVPSSLLPGSYLITVSAYSNTSILINPVTYTLVVLPSITTTTSTTTSTTTTSTSVSTSVSTTTITSVSTVVSTLLSTVVSSGSNIGYIAVIIVLIIIIIALAVLLFRRR; from the coding sequence GTGTACAGTGTGTTAAAGATAAAAAGTAAAAAAACTATTTCACTCTTAATATTAGTGGCAACCATTATCAGCCCTATTTTTGCCACTGCACAATCTGTCAGTTCATCACCCGCTTCTACAGCAATAACAATAATTTCATATAATGGTAATGACGCTAACGGTATATTGGCTTTTGAGCATGGACAAATAGCTTTTTACGCTTACGCCGTGCCTCCATCAGAATACACCAGTTTGCCTCCTGGGGCTAAAGCCTATTTGCTACCGAGTACTTATTACGACATTCTAGTAAATCCATTAAATACTACTTTTGGTTTTAACCCATTCCAATTCCAAGAAGTTAGATTCGCACTGAACTATATAGTAAATAGAACCTATTTTGTAGATAGTATACTTCACGGATATGGTATCCCGGCAATCTCTCTGTATGCTGGAGAACCCGATGTGATTCATCTTCAACCAACGCTATCTAAGTACGCTAATGTCCATTATAATTTCACTTATGCAAATGAAACTATTTATAAAGTTCTAACTGCTCATGGAGCTCAATACATAAACGGAAAATGGTATTATGATGGAAAACCCATAACTGTTTACGTATTTGTCAGAACTGATAGTACCGTAAGAAGAGAATACGCCGAATATTTCATAACTCAGTTACAGAAGTTAGGTTTCACTGTTCAACAAATCCAAGGTAATTTACAGAAAGAAATTTCCGTAGTATATGGTAGTGATCCAGCAAACACTACGTGGGACATACTGATTGAAGCTTGGGGTGGTACTTATGGGTATTATGATTCTAGTCTAGCAATAGGTCTTTACAGTACCTTAGGAGCTTCAGATCCATATTCTTCATATTACGGCTTAAGTATGGGTACGTATAACGATACGAAGTATGAATCTCCATTATTACTCAAAGAAGCTAATGAGCTTGACAATTTGTCATTGATAATAGCCCAAAGTCAGTTCACTAGCGCCCAAGAATATTACCAATTATATAATGAGATTGTAAACTTAGGTATTAACATGTCAGTAAGAATAGGACTTGGGATGAGTCTAACTCCAATATACGCACTATCTAACATTAACGGAATCTATCCAAGTTTTGCCCAGAGTACACTACTAAGCTTCCAAACGTACTATTCCATAACCAATGGAAGTTATCCCAATGTTACGATAGGCGTTAGACACTTAAGTCAAGGTTCAGCTAATCCTGGAGCTGGTTTCACTGATGCATATACAGACGAAATAGGAAGTGCTTTATTCACTCCATCATCTTTAACAGTACCAGGTTCAGGATACCCAGTACCCTTTATTTACACCTATAAGATAGTTAACATAACTCCACATGCTGTAGTACCAGTACCTTCAAATGCATTGTGGTGGAATCCAACAACACAACAGATAACTAAGGTACCTCCTAATACTACCGCACAAATGGCTGTAATATACAACTTGGCCCCACTATTCAATAACGATAAATGGGCTGATGGTCAAAATATAACTCTTGCTGATATAATATATCAATATATAATTGCATCCGAGATGTCTTTAAATTCTAGTAATCCAATTTATGACTCCACAGCATCATCAGTTTACGCTCCAGCATTACAAACAATTAAAGGATTTAAGGTAATTAACTCCACTGCTATAGAAATATGGGGCAATGATTGGTTCTTCGATCCTACTGAGGCTGTGGTAAGCTTATTTGGATCTTTCAATCCACTAGGTTATGCGTTAGCTGGAGGAGGTTACTTCCCGTGGCAAATGTATGTTGGTATGAAAGATGTTGTTGCACAAGGTAAAGCAGCGTGGTCTGAAGGAGCAGCTCAGTCTAAGGGAGTTGATTGGCTAAATCTAGTTAGTCCAACTGATGTTGGCTACATAATTTCGGCGTTACAGAATGCCTCAGCTACTGGATATGTACCTAAGAGTTTACAAATAGTAGAGAACTTAAGTGGCATAACTCTAGTAACTCCACAAGAAGCAAAAGCTGGTTATCAGGCAGCAATTAACTTCATGAAGACCTATGGAAATGGATTAATTGGGGATGGTCCATATATCTTGGTAGCGTGGAATCCAAGCGCTTCACCACCATATGCAAAACTGATTAGGAATCCCTACTTCCATCTGGTTCCTCCATCTAATGCATTAGCATCCCCAACAATGTATTCAGTTTCTCTAAGTGTCCCGTCTACAGTTTCACCTGGTCAAACCTTAACTGGCACTGTTATGGGAACTCCTGCCGGAAGCACTACTGCAGTACCTACTCCAAATGCCATAGTTAATATAGAATTATTGTATCCAAACGGCTCTATAATATCAGGATATAAATTAATGACCAATGCTAGTGGTCAATTTACCTTCTCCGTTCCATCTTCATTACTGCCCGGATCATACCTAATAACAGTATCAGCGTATAGCAATACTTCAATATTGATAAATCCAGTAACTTATACTCTTGTAGTATTGCCATCCATAACAACTACTACGAGCACAACGACAAGTACTACTACCACATCTACGTCAGTCAGTACGTCTGTATCTACAACTACAATTACTTCCGTTAGCACTGTAGTTAGCACCTTGTTAAGTACTGTAGTATCCAGTGGCTCCAATATTGGTTATATAGCTGTAATAATAGTCCTAATAATTATAATAATAGCTTTAGCAGTATTGTTGTTCAGAAGAAGATAA
- a CDS encoding ABC transporter ATP-binding protein — translation MVMRLPVGSISNYIVKVENLKVYFTKGGIFSKKYIVKALDGVTLGIKEREVMGVVGESGSGKTTLGRVTIGLQKPTSGNIYIKVDNREINVNKAKLRDISKYVQMVYQDPYSSIDPIMRVYDVLAMPLKYRKESDIDKKIEEAMRLVDLPLELLENRVYQLSGGQRQRLSIARAIVVNPKYIVADEPTTMLDASLKGEILKIIKDARESKGFSFMLITHELPIAKIISDRIAVLYLGKVVELGNSNEIIKNPLHPYTQGLIEVYPRIDPSLRDKMKEIKIKVDIVRPEKGCVFYPRCPFAMPKCKEQEPELKEISQGHYVACWLY, via the coding sequence ATGGTGATGAGGTTGCCTGTTGGCTCTATTAGTAATTATATTGTAAAAGTAGAAAACCTAAAAGTATATTTCACTAAAGGAGGAATATTTAGTAAGAAGTATATAGTTAAGGCTCTAGATGGTGTAACATTAGGAATAAAAGAAAGGGAAGTTATGGGAGTTGTAGGTGAAAGCGGATCTGGCAAAACCACATTAGGTAGAGTCACAATAGGTCTCCAAAAACCAACTTCTGGTAATATCTATATTAAGGTCGATAATAGGGAAATTAATGTAAATAAGGCAAAGTTAAGAGATATTAGTAAATACGTTCAAATGGTATATCAAGATCCATACTCATCTATAGATCCTATAATGAGAGTTTATGACGTTTTAGCAATGCCATTGAAGTACAGAAAAGAGAGTGACATAGATAAAAAAATAGAGGAAGCAATGAGGTTAGTTGACCTTCCGCTTGAACTTTTGGAAAATAGGGTATATCAGTTATCTGGTGGACAAAGACAGAGGTTAAGTATAGCTAGGGCTATAGTTGTAAATCCAAAATACATTGTTGCTGACGAACCTACCACAATGTTAGACGCTTCATTAAAGGGAGAGATACTAAAGATAATAAAGGACGCTAGGGAAAGTAAAGGTTTTTCGTTTATGCTTATAACCCACGAGCTACCAATAGCTAAAATAATTTCAGATAGAATTGCAGTGCTGTATTTAGGGAAGGTAGTAGAATTAGGAAACTCAAATGAGATTATTAAAAACCCATTACATCCATATACACAAGGGCTAATTGAGGTATATCCTAGAATAGACCCTTCACTAAGGGACAAGATGAAGGAGATAAAGATCAAGGTTGATATAGTTAGGCCAGAGAAGGGGTGCGTATTCTATCCAAGATGTCCATTTGCCATGCCTAAGTGTAAGGAACAAGAACCAGAGCTAAAGGAAATTTCTCAAGGTCATTACGTAGCATGTTGGCTTTACTAA
- a CDS encoding alanyl-tRNA editing protein yields the protein MDSIEIRTHTALHLVKGAVRKVLNAKWTASTYVNGNHGRLTVKFERKPSDEEIDKVFVLANEKVRENLPIIVEVLDREEAEKKYGDEIYDLFPVPAEVRELSIVIIPDWNINACNKQHTKTTSEIGEIIKDYWRYRNSKQLLEISFDIKCLE from the coding sequence ATGGATAGCATTGAGATTCGTACTCACACAGCCTTACACTTGGTCAAGGGAGCTGTGAGAAAGGTGTTAAATGCTAAATGGACTGCAAGCACTTACGTTAATGGTAACCATGGAAGATTAACGGTGAAGTTTGAGAGAAAACCTAGTGATGAGGAGATCGATAAGGTTTTTGTATTAGCCAATGAGAAGGTTAGGGAAAACCTTCCAATAATAGTTGAGGTTTTAGATAGGGAAGAAGCTGAAAAGAAATATGGAGATGAAATTTATGACCTCTTTCCCGTTCCAGCGGAGGTTAGGGAGTTAAGTATTGTAATAATACCAGATTGGAATATAAACGCGTGCAATAAGCAACATACTAAGACTACCTCTGAGATTGGAGAAATAATTAAGGACTATTGGAGATATAGGAATAGTAAACAATTGCTTGAGATATCATTTGACATAAAGTGTTTAGAATGA
- a CDS encoding MupG family TIM beta-alpha barrel fold protein, producing the protein MTKRRSIGFSIFPGWKEIKDEQISLLKKGRDLGFSEIFMGIGPGTHWSTSVTEALVIAEDILREANKLDYYTFVDINPQILKELNASPRDLSPIMEIGFKGVRVDYGFSKEEIVEMSKQMTVELNPFEINEEELDFIVKNANLERIKACHNYYPVPYSGISKEIFLEKNRMFKERGIEIGAFIAHPKFNLRTTLEVLRYVEPFDSANYLFKLVDRVLIGDPIPDYESLSQVSEVFKSDITKIRIKVYDGSMGKTLDNRKFVVEKYREYAIVCYTKDNISQGEVCYTKIFKNAVTVRGKEVWIFTEDLGVGPYRLIGKIDDINLEILKMSKEVIFTNK; encoded by the coding sequence ATGACTAAGAGGAGAAGCATTGGTTTCTCAATCTTCCCAGGCTGGAAGGAGATAAAAGATGAGCAAATTAGTTTATTGAAAAAAGGTAGAGATCTGGGATTTTCCGAAATATTTATGGGTATTGGCCCCGGAACGCATTGGAGTACTTCAGTGACCGAAGCACTTGTCATTGCTGAGGATATCTTAAGGGAGGCCAATAAACTGGACTATTATACCTTTGTAGATATAAACCCCCAGATTCTTAAAGAGTTAAACGCATCACCAAGGGATTTATCACCGATTATGGAGATAGGCTTTAAGGGAGTGAGGGTTGACTATGGATTTAGTAAAGAGGAAATTGTTGAAATGAGCAAACAGATGACTGTTGAGTTAAACCCATTTGAAATAAATGAGGAGGAGCTAGATTTTATTGTTAAGAATGCAAATCTTGAAAGGATTAAGGCTTGTCATAACTATTACCCAGTACCGTACAGTGGAATATCAAAAGAGATCTTTCTGGAAAAGAATAGAATGTTTAAGGAAAGGGGTATAGAGATAGGTGCATTTATCGCTCATCCAAAATTTAATCTTCGAACCACATTAGAGGTTTTAAGGTATGTGGAACCGTTCGATTCTGCTAATTATCTGTTTAAACTTGTTGATAGGGTCTTGATAGGAGACCCTATTCCAGATTACGAAAGTTTAAGTCAAGTATCAGAAGTTTTCAAATCTGATATTACGAAGATAAGGATTAAAGTATATGATGGAAGTATGGGTAAAACATTAGATAATAGAAAATTTGTTGTTGAAAAGTATAGAGAGTATGCTATAGTATGTTATACTAAGGATAATATATCTCAAGGGGAAGTTTGTTATACTAAAATATTTAAGAATGCGGTGACAGTTAGGGGTAAAGAGGTTTGGATATTTACTGAGGATTTGGGAGTTGGCCCTTATAGGTTAATAGGAAAGATAGATGATATTAATCTTGAGATTCTCAAAATGTCGAAGGAGGTTATATTCACTAATAAATAA
- a CDS encoding RNA helicase, whose amino-acid sequence MIDKVLELLNCKETERELNGRKFSVCNDVNFILNLPIGYLKDLILPLENYLSKHTTNNFSRLTYVVPNDYESSQLHFSRFFLNLYSSAFSEIPRFNILTSLVIFDEYQMMPDKALIAAADELSRSGVNVIFSTSTPSVFFEEEIVNRFRNRRVVSISIVNEYAQAVEGRDCVKKGEGYYQCKGNYEVIELIEDFNIRDLDYEIIKGEDIFKVKEPFTLFVNSWEKALRLYRKLREERNVEVCLLNNSDECKVTITTKIMPTRYNVVSEISPLSTVIARSGMVNEGDKIYIWVDRDNYDKMTESTLNLLSNIKICLKHPFGCNGKMGYVNKMILKPNIDERLIKRLGEISHLMDKREFEKTTELLGDFVTVDLFTDKVKISAVPPEFVYDNRKKILYYGNDCVYTYFSDGEKCSKIVYNWLEGGGISWFKRNLAKAYKNPIEEEGKKEIFLGLKAKDVREWI is encoded by the coding sequence ATGATAGATAAAGTTCTTGAGCTTTTAAACTGTAAGGAGACTGAAAGGGAACTCAACGGCAGAAAGTTTTCAGTATGCAATGATGTTAACTTCATCTTAAATCTACCTATCGGTTATCTAAAAGACCTAATTTTACCACTTGAAAATTATTTATCGAAACATACGACTAATAACTTTTCAAGATTAACTTACGTAGTTCCTAATGATTATGAGAGTTCACAACTTCATTTTAGTAGATTCTTTTTAAACCTTTATAGTAGTGCGTTTTCTGAAATCCCAAGGTTTAACATTCTCACCTCACTAGTTATCTTTGATGAATACCAAATGATGCCAGATAAAGCGTTAATTGCTGCAGCTGACGAATTATCAAGGAGTGGTGTTAACGTAATCTTCTCGACTTCAACACCTTCGGTATTCTTCGAAGAGGAGATAGTGAATAGATTTAGAAATAGAAGAGTAGTATCTATTTCGATAGTAAATGAATATGCGCAAGCAGTAGAGGGTAGAGATTGTGTAAAGAAAGGTGAGGGATATTATCAGTGTAAAGGTAATTACGAAGTTATAGAGCTAATCGAGGATTTTAACATTAGGGATTTGGATTATGAGATCATTAAAGGTGAAGATATATTTAAGGTAAAGGAACCATTTACACTTTTTGTAAATTCTTGGGAAAAGGCGTTGAGATTATACAGAAAACTAAGGGAGGAGAGAAACGTTGAGGTATGTCTCCTTAATAATAGTGATGAATGTAAAGTAACTATCACAACAAAGATCATGCCTACTAGATATAACGTAGTGAGTGAAATTTCACCATTATCAACAGTAATAGCTAGAAGTGGAATGGTTAATGAGGGGGATAAAATTTACATCTGGGTAGATAGGGATAATTACGATAAAATGACTGAAAGTACTCTTAATTTACTTTCAAATATTAAGATATGCTTGAAACATCCCTTTGGCTGTAATGGAAAGATGGGATATGTTAATAAGATGATCCTAAAGCCTAATATTGATGAAAGGCTTATAAAAAGGTTAGGTGAAATAAGTCACTTAATGGATAAGAGGGAATTCGAAAAGACTACCGAACTCTTGGGCGATTTTGTAACAGTAGATCTATTTACTGATAAGGTAAAGATCAGCGCCGTTCCTCCAGAGTTTGTATATGACAACAGAAAGAAGATATTATATTACGGAAATGACTGTGTTTACACGTACTTTTCAGATGGAGAAAAATGTTCTAAAATAGTTTATAATTGGTTAGAAGGTGGAGGTATTTCATGGTTTAAGAGGAATTTAGCAAAGGCTTATAAGAATCCCATTGAGGAAGAGGGAAAAAAGGAGATATTTTTAGGATTAAAGGCTAAGGACGTGAGAGAATGGATTTAG
- a CDS encoding ABC transporter permease, producing the protein MSKRNVGFSSYLRDFLSSKIGLAGLIILIILLIFTGIALSIPAKVYASWNNPASWNEYPEHVPPSWLSIFYPNEYFTTKELSPTNISLYSLAKNIYVAVITYQFNWSKALPAYNVYFIASTNVTPIEEVIYWSKPDGYTLQINVPSGVFNVPFDLTSIRGSILSYISSVTGKTPNIVNSTVLSSALFNSPKTNFTVTEQGSYVVKIEIVSSLPMNITKSSLLLLGNSYGLMGTDYFGRPLDLGVLLGLPNALEIGALTSLVAVVVGVFVGGISGYLGGNKDSAIQWVTLVFLALPALPFLVAVSFVTQPNLEIEALLIAFLSWPFYAIIARSMALSIKSNSYVEADKLLGIPSYRVFFTHFMPRLIPITVAYMALGVPAGILLAQTLAFLGIAPANIVTWGGILDAAETYQAQVNGWWWWVVFPGAMIVIVAIPFVLIGFAIERVTLGER; encoded by the coding sequence TTGAGTAAAAGGAATGTAGGTTTTTCCTCTTATCTTAGAGATTTTTTGTCTAGTAAAATTGGATTAGCAGGTCTTATAATTCTAATTATTTTACTTATATTCACTGGGATAGCCCTATCTATCCCCGCAAAAGTTTACGCATCTTGGAATAATCCAGCATCATGGAATGAATATCCTGAACATGTACCTCCATCGTGGTTATCTATCTTTTATCCTAATGAGTATTTTACAACAAAGGAGTTATCTCCAACAAATATATCTTTATATTCTCTTGCTAAGAACATATATGTAGCTGTAATAACATATCAATTTAATTGGTCTAAAGCCTTACCGGCTTATAACGTATATTTCATAGCTTCAACCAATGTTACCCCTATTGAGGAAGTAATATATTGGAGTAAACCAGATGGTTATACTCTACAAATAAATGTACCAAGTGGGGTATTTAATGTACCGTTTGACCTTACAAGTATTAGAGGTAGCATTTTGAGCTATATATCGTCAGTCACCGGAAAGACACCAAATATAGTTAATAGCACTGTGTTATCATCAGCTTTATTCAACTCTCCAAAAACCAATTTCACAGTTACTGAACAAGGGAGTTATGTAGTCAAGATAGAAATTGTATCCTCATTACCTATGAACATTACAAAGTCAAGTTTGCTTCTATTAGGAAATTCCTATGGTTTGATGGGAACTGACTATTTTGGAAGACCATTAGATCTGGGAGTTCTTTTAGGACTGCCCAACGCATTAGAAATAGGCGCATTAACTTCACTAGTAGCAGTAGTCGTGGGAGTTTTCGTGGGAGGTATTTCAGGTTATTTAGGGGGAAATAAGGATTCTGCAATACAGTGGGTTACCTTAGTATTTTTAGCATTACCAGCTCTTCCCTTTCTAGTTGCAGTATCATTTGTAACACAGCCAAATCTGGAAATTGAAGCCCTACTAATAGCGTTCTTATCTTGGCCATTTTACGCTATAATAGCAAGGTCAATGGCTTTATCAATAAAGTCAAATAGTTATGTTGAGGCCGATAAACTACTCGGAATACCATCATACAGGGTATTCTTCACACACTTTATGCCTAGGTTAATACCAATAACAGTAGCTTATATGGCCCTTGGTGTCCCAGCTGGTATACTTTTAGCTCAAACGTTAGCCTTTTTAGGAATAGCCCCAGCCAATATAGTAACCTGGGGAGGAATTTTAGATGCTGCAGAGACTTATCAAGCACAAGTTAATGGATGGTGGTGGTGGGTTGTGTTCCCTGGAGCGATGATTGTAATCGTAGCAATACCTTTCGTGTTAATAGGTTTCGCAATAGAGAGGGTTACATTAGGTGAGAGGTAA
- a CDS encoding ABC transporter permease: protein MGFTTYIIKKVLIYFSVLLATLTILYIFTFPILQEVIAKSINFQVAQFSQTLFKNAHNLNSTQIQIAVEKYRESLIIAYGLNQPIIDKYFIQMYNLIRFDFGTAYFLQAPSGSREVGAIIAYYLPNTILLFTTATIIFIVVGTIIGLLSAKSKFWEKIIAIIAVIHSSIPTWWLGFVLIAALAYAVKVFPPGGMTSVPPPKNPFDYGISVLYHMSLPLITIFIVNVGGFAYIVRSLVTSIMKEDFVITAKARGLPDSRILYRHVLRSASPSIATQAILALAGSLGGSLTTEVVFEWPGVGLLTYVAISLNDLPVILGIAYVLTVVLLVGLFLGELVYGLLDPRIKVGE, encoded by the coding sequence ATGGGTTTTACCACATATATAATAAAAAAGGTACTTATTTATTTTTCAGTTCTTCTCGCAACTCTAACTATACTTTATATTTTCACTTTTCCCATATTGCAGGAGGTTATAGCTAAGAGTATAAATTTTCAAGTTGCACAATTCTCTCAAACCCTGTTTAAAAATGCTCATAATTTGAACTCTACCCAAATTCAGATTGCAGTAGAGAAGTATAGGGAATCTTTAATTATTGCTTACGGCCTTAACCAGCCAATTATCGACAAGTATTTTATTCAGATGTATAATTTAATACGTTTCGATTTCGGTACAGCCTACTTTTTACAAGCCCCATCTGGTTCTAGGGAAGTTGGTGCAATCATTGCCTATTATTTACCCAATACTATCCTCTTATTCACTACTGCTACTATAATATTCATAGTCGTAGGGACCATTATAGGTTTACTTTCTGCAAAATCTAAATTCTGGGAGAAAATTATCGCAATAATAGCTGTAATACATTCTAGTATCCCTACATGGTGGTTAGGTTTTGTCTTAATTGCAGCATTAGCATATGCGGTTAAAGTTTTCCCTCCTGGAGGAATGACCTCAGTCCCACCGCCAAAGAATCCCTTTGATTATGGAATAAGTGTCTTATATCATATGTCATTACCATTAATTACCATCTTTATAGTAAACGTAGGAGGATTCGCATATATTGTTAGAAGTTTAGTTACATCTATAATGAAGGAGGATTTCGTGATTACAGCAAAGGCTAGAGGATTACCAGATTCCAGAATATTGTATAGGCATGTTTTACGTTCTGCCTCCCCATCAATTGCTACCCAAGCTATTTTGGCATTAGCTGGATCGTTAGGAGGTAGTTTAACTACGGAAGTTGTATTCGAATGGCCTGGGGTTGGTTTATTAACTTATGTTGCCATATCCTTGAACGATTTGCCTGTGATATTAGGAATAGCATACGTTTTGACAGTTGTGTTACTTGTTGGGTTGTTTTTAGGGGAATTAGTTTATGGATTACTGGATCCTAGAATAAAGGTGGGTGAATAA